In Sphingopyxis sp. FD7, a single window of DNA contains:
- a CDS encoding tyrosine recombinase, which produces MSDAALIDRFLEMMAAERGASRNTLAAYRRDLEQAAEWAKGPLARADSAVLRQLMAEYRALAASSAARKLSALRQFFAFLLDEGERADNPALDIARPTTQRPLPRILNHDDVERLFEQAATEAAGEAPPLAAVRMLLFLELLYGSGLRASELVSLPRRAVAGERDYLIVRGKGDKERLVPLSARAGAAFDRWLPLLGGGSPWLFPSGKAHISRVRLFQMLRELAARAGVDPAAVSPHVLRHAFATHLLEGGADLRALQLMLGHADIATTEIYTHVDSRRLVELVNRRHPLARMDGVDLKTPSA; this is translated from the coding sequence ATGTCTGACGCGGCGCTCATCGACCGTTTTCTGGAGATGATGGCGGCCGAGCGTGGCGCGTCGCGCAACACGCTCGCCGCCTATCGCCGCGATCTGGAGCAGGCGGCCGAGTGGGCCAAGGGGCCGCTGGCCAGGGCCGATTCCGCGGTGCTGCGGCAACTGATGGCCGAATATCGCGCATTGGCGGCGAGCAGCGCGGCGCGCAAGCTGTCGGCGCTGCGGCAATTTTTTGCCTTCCTGCTCGACGAAGGCGAGCGCGCGGACAATCCGGCGCTCGACATTGCGCGGCCGACCACGCAGCGCCCGCTGCCGCGCATATTGAATCACGACGATGTCGAACGCCTGTTCGAGCAAGCGGCTACCGAGGCCGCAGGCGAAGCGCCCCCTCTCGCGGCGGTGCGGATGCTGCTGTTCCTCGAACTCCTTTATGGATCGGGGCTGCGGGCGAGCGAACTGGTGTCGCTGCCGCGCCGCGCCGTGGCGGGCGAGCGCGACTATCTGATCGTCCGCGGCAAGGGCGACAAGGAGCGGCTGGTGCCGCTGTCGGCGCGCGCGGGCGCGGCATTCGATCGCTGGTTGCCTTTGCTCGGCGGCGGATCGCCATGGCTGTTTCCGTCGGGCAAGGCGCATATCTCGCGCGTCCGGTTGTTCCAGATGCTGCGCGAACTTGCCGCGCGCGCGGGCGTCGACCCGGCGGCGGTCAGCCCGCACGTCCTGCGCCACGCCTTCGCGACGCACCTGCTCGAAGGCGGCGCCGACCTGCGCGCGCTGCAACTCATGCTCGGCCACGCCGATATCGCGACGACCGAGATTTACACACATGTCGACAGTCGGCGCCTCGTCGAACTGGTCAACCGTCGGCACCCGCTGGCGCGGATGGATGGCGTTGACCTGAAGACGCCTTCGGCCTAG
- the grxC gene encoding glutaredoxin 3: protein MAKIEVYTKAFCPYCTRAKRLLDGKGADFSEIDVTMDRAGFEAMVARAGGRRTVPQVFIDDRHVGGSDDLAALEAKGELDALIGRA from the coding sequence ATGGCCAAGATCGAAGTATATACCAAGGCATTCTGCCCCTATTGTACGCGGGCCAAGCGACTGCTCGATGGCAAGGGCGCCGATTTCAGCGAAATCGACGTGACGATGGACCGCGCGGGATTCGAGGCCATGGTCGCGCGCGCGGGCGGGCGGCGCACGGTGCCGCAGGTGTTTATCGACGACCGACACGTTGGCGGCAGCGACGACCTCGCAGCGCTCGAGGCGAAGGGCGAACTCGACGCGCTGATCGGACGCGCCTAG
- a CDS encoding Flp family type IVb pilin, giving the protein MRNLYRLMRSTRAATAVEYGLILALIFLAAVVAVGNVATSTNNMWNNVSTAAAENL; this is encoded by the coding sequence ATGCGCAATCTTTACAGGCTGATGCGGTCGACCAGGGCCGCAACAGCCGTCGAATATGGGCTGATCCTGGCCCTTATCTTTCTGGCGGCAGTAGTCGCCGTAGGCAATGTCGCAACTTCAACCAACAACATGTGGAACAATGTATCGACCGCCGCGGCGGAGAATCTTTAA
- the aroB gene encoding 3-dehydroquinate synthase, whose product MEKLIVELGARSYPILIGDGLIRDMGAHVAPLLKRPRTMIVTDTHVADHYLLPLGTALAKENIAFSSFVLDPGEATKSWAGLARLTEWLIGEGIERSDHVIALGGGVIGDLVGFACSIVKRGCSFIQVPTTLLAQVDSSVGGKTAINVPAGKNLIGAFHQPAMVVIDPTTLETLPRRELGAGYAEVVKYGLIDDAGFFAWCEANGAALLAGDSAARAHAIAHSVAAKARIVAADERETQDIRALLNLGHSFGHALEAETGYSDRLLHGEAVAAGMVLAHQFSAANGLCPAADAARVQGHLASVGLPHSLASAGINSGGAELAAHMAHDKKVRGGKLPLILTRGIGQSFVTEDYGLDAVAAFLDGVRTQGAGT is encoded by the coding sequence ATGGAAAAACTGATCGTCGAGCTGGGCGCCCGCAGCTATCCGATCCTGATCGGCGACGGGTTGATCCGCGACATGGGCGCGCATGTTGCGCCGCTGCTCAAACGCCCGCGGACGATGATCGTCACCGATACGCATGTCGCCGATCATTATCTGCTCCCGCTCGGCACTGCGCTGGCGAAGGAGAATATCGCCTTCTCCTCCTTCGTCCTCGACCCCGGCGAGGCGACGAAGAGCTGGGCTGGGCTCGCGCGCCTCACCGAATGGCTGATCGGTGAAGGCATCGAACGCAGCGACCATGTCATTGCGCTTGGGGGCGGCGTGATCGGCGATCTCGTCGGGTTCGCGTGCAGCATCGTCAAGCGCGGCTGTTCCTTCATCCAGGTGCCGACGACCCTGCTCGCGCAGGTCGACAGCAGCGTCGGCGGCAAGACCGCGATCAACGTGCCCGCGGGCAAGAATCTGATCGGCGCCTTTCACCAGCCAGCGATGGTCGTCATCGACCCGACGACGCTCGAAACCCTGCCGCGCCGCGAACTCGGTGCGGGCTATGCCGAGGTGGTCAAATATGGGCTGATCGACGACGCCGGTTTTTTCGCCTGGTGCGAAGCGAATGGTGCAGCCTTGCTCGCGGGCGACAGCGCCGCGCGGGCCCATGCGATCGCGCATAGCGTCGCCGCCAAGGCGCGGATCGTCGCCGCCGACGAGCGCGAGACGCAGGATATTCGCGCGCTGCTCAACCTCGGCCACAGTTTCGGTCACGCGCTCGAGGCCGAAACCGGCTATTCGGACCGGCTGCTCCACGGCGAGGCGGTCGCGGCGGGCATGGTGCTCGCGCACCAGTTTTCGGCCGCCAACGGCCTCTGCCCCGCCGCCGACGCGGCGCGCGTGCAGGGCCATCTGGCGAGCGTTGGCCTGCCGCACAGCCTCGCCAGTGCGGGCATCAACAGCGGCGGCGCCGAACTCGCCGCGCATATGGCGCACGACAAGAAGGTGCGCGGCGGCAAGCTGCCCCTCATCCTGACGCGGGGGATCGGGCAAAGCTTCGTGACCGAGGATTACGGGCTCGACGCGGTGGCGGCGTTTCTGGACGGCGTTCGGACGCAGGGCGCTGGCACGTAA
- a CDS encoding methyltransferase domain-containing protein has protein sequence MSQPPRPLFSPARHRAQRDRLARLPANANFLAPIVAETLLDRLAMVTRAFPRTLVVGAHDAALIDRLRATGTDLCIIEAAPRLAARMGAIPVEADAIDLPFGSFELIVWPGGLDSVNDVPGALLRLRALLAPDGLLLGAFVGDGSLPRLRRAVMADGVRPIARMHPQIDLAAMGNLLQRVGFALPVVDVEALSVRYGDWFALVRDLRAAGLSSRLDPAPPPLTRDEAARIAAAFAAAANPDGRIAEAFRIVHFSGWAPHPDQPQPARRGSGTASLAEALKPHEGRER, from the coding sequence ATGTCGCAGCCGCCCCGTCCACTTTTTTCCCCTGCCCGCCACCGCGCACAGCGGGACCGCCTGGCGCGCCTGCCCGCCAACGCCAATTTCCTTGCACCGATCGTCGCCGAAACGCTGCTCGACCGGCTGGCGATGGTCACGCGCGCCTTTCCGCGCACGCTGGTCGTCGGCGCGCACGATGCGGCGCTCATCGACCGGCTGCGCGCGACCGGCACCGACCTTTGCATCATCGAAGCTGCGCCGCGGCTCGCCGCGCGGATGGGTGCCATTCCGGTCGAGGCCGACGCGATCGACCTGCCTTTTGGAAGCTTCGAGCTGATTGTCTGGCCGGGCGGGCTCGACAGCGTCAACGACGTGCCCGGCGCGCTGCTGCGCCTGCGCGCGCTGCTCGCGCCCGACGGGCTGCTGCTCGGCGCCTTCGTCGGCGACGGCAGCCTGCCGCGCCTGCGCCGCGCGGTGATGGCCGACGGGGTGCGCCCGATCGCGCGAATGCACCCGCAGATCGACCTTGCCGCGATGGGCAATCTGCTCCAGCGCGTCGGCTTTGCGCTGCCCGTCGTCGATGTCGAGGCCCTGAGCGTGCGCTATGGCGACTGGTTCGCGCTGGTGCGCGACCTGCGCGCCGCGGGTCTGTCGAGCCGTCTCGACCCCGCGCCGCCGCCGCTGACGCGCGACGAGGCGGCGCGCATCGCCGCCGCCTTCGCCGCCGCCGCCAATCCCGATGGCCGCATCGCCGAAGCCTTCCGCATCGTCCATTTCAGCGGCTGGGCGCCGCACCCCGACCAGCCGCAGCCCGCGCGGCGGGGCAGCGGCACCGCGTCGCTGGCGGAGGCGTTGAAGCCGCATGAGGGAAGGGAGAGATAA
- a CDS encoding shikimate kinase, whose product MSRNPKSPARPSPDAIPASIRDRSIVLVGLMGSGKSTIGRRLAQRLGMRFADADDEIERAAGMTISDIFARFGEAHFRDGERRVIARLLGGRPMVLATGGGAFINDETRALILKDSLSIWLDADIPTLVERVARRSHRPLLKDRDPGEVLRELAAVRNPIYAEAHIRVSSASTPHEHAVRAILEALKKWKN is encoded by the coding sequence ATGTCGCGAAACCCGAAAAGCCCGGCGCGTCCGTCGCCCGACGCCATCCCCGCGTCGATTCGCGACCGATCGATCGTGCTCGTCGGCCTGATGGGGTCGGGAAAATCGACCATCGGCCGCCGCCTCGCGCAGCGGCTGGGAATGCGCTTCGCCGACGCCGACGACGAGATCGAGCGCGCCGCGGGCATGACGATTTCGGATATTTTCGCGCGGTTCGGCGAGGCGCATTTCCGCGACGGCGAGCGCCGCGTCATCGCGCGCCTGCTCGGCGGCAGGCCGATGGTGCTCGCAACGGGCGGCGGCGCCTTCATCAATGACGAGACGCGCGCGCTGATCCTGAAGGACAGCCTCAGCATCTGGCTCGACGCCGACATCCCCACGCTCGTCGAGCGCGTTGCCCGTCGCAGCCACCGTCCGCTGCTCAAGGATCGCGATCCCGGCGAGGTGCTCCGCGAACTGGCCGCGGTGCGCAATCCCATCTATGCCGAAGCGCATATCCGCGTCAGCTCGGCGAGCACGCCGCACGAACATGCGGTGCGCGCGATTCTGGAGGCCCTCAAAAAATGGAAAAACTGA
- a CDS encoding ComF family protein — MTSATEDGTISDVANGTAWQLLRVTARAIIDYALPPRCAGCGAVVGEDHQFCLACWSSLDFLGDPCCASCSLPLPLALPGERMMCGACLADAPPFAGAPAAVAYGPVARTVALRLKYGRRTGHARLMARLMARSLATLGPIDAMLLVPVPLHRWRLWSRGFNQAALIADALTRLTGVPHDHHLLRRVKATASLRGKGRRERERVVAGAFALADGASARAAGRHLILVDDVHASGATLRAAARALRRSGAARVSALTWARVVPDAATGNEIDIASLDSDMDRRMTG, encoded by the coding sequence ATGACGAGCGCGACGGAGGATGGGACAATATCGGACGTTGCGAATGGCACCGCGTGGCAGCTTCTCCGTGTCACCGCGCGCGCGATCATTGATTATGCGCTGCCGCCCCGTTGCGCCGGATGCGGCGCGGTCGTTGGCGAGGATCATCAATTTTGCCTCGCCTGCTGGTCGTCGCTCGATTTTCTGGGTGACCCCTGCTGCGCCTCCTGTTCGCTGCCGCTTCCATTGGCGCTGCCCGGCGAGCGGATGATGTGCGGCGCCTGCCTGGCTGACGCGCCGCCGTTCGCGGGCGCGCCGGCCGCCGTTGCTTATGGCCCGGTGGCGCGGACGGTGGCGCTGCGCCTTAAATATGGTCGTCGGACGGGGCACGCCCGCCTGATGGCGCGCCTGATGGCGCGGTCGCTCGCGACGCTGGGACCGATCGACGCGATGCTGCTCGTCCCGGTGCCGCTGCATCGCTGGCGGCTCTGGTCGCGCGGGTTCAATCAGGCGGCGCTTATCGCCGACGCACTGACGCGATTGACCGGAGTGCCGCACGATCATCACTTGTTGCGGCGCGTCAAGGCGACGGCCTCGCTCCGCGGCAAGGGGCGGCGCGAACGCGAGCGCGTCGTTGCAGGGGCCTTTGCGCTCGCCGACGGTGCCAGCGCGCGGGCGGCGGGCCGCCACCTGATATTGGTCGATGATGTCCATGCAAGCGGCGCAACGCTGCGCGCCGCCGCGCGCGCGCTGCGCCGCAGCGGCGCGGCGCGCGTGTCGGCGCTCACCTGGGCGCGTGTCGTGCCCGATGCGGCAACCGGCAACGAAATTGACATTGCCTCGTTGGATTCCGATATGGACCGCAGGATGACAGGATAG
- a CDS encoding (deoxy)nucleoside triphosphate pyrophosphohydrolase yields the protein MDPGKPPKTSLLVVAAALVDRDGRLLVQQRPEGLAMAGLWEFPGGKIEPDETPEAGLIRELDEELGIDIDQACLAPACFASDMLGDRHLLLLLYVCRKWRGTPVARHASALRWVRPVELHGLAMPPADKPLIGLLEALI from the coding sequence CTGGATCCCGGAAAACCGCCAAAAACCTCGCTTCTCGTCGTCGCCGCGGCGCTCGTCGACCGCGACGGCCGACTGCTCGTCCAGCAGCGGCCCGAGGGGCTGGCGATGGCGGGGCTGTGGGAGTTCCCGGGGGGTAAGATCGAACCCGACGAGACGCCCGAGGCGGGATTGATCCGCGAGCTCGACGAGGAACTGGGTATCGACATAGATCAGGCGTGCCTCGCGCCCGCCTGCTTCGCGAGCGACATGCTCGGCGACCGACATTTGCTCCTGTTGCTTTATGTCTGCCGCAAATGGCGTGGAACGCCGGTGGCGCGCCACGCAAGCGCGCTGCGCTGGGTGCGCCCGGTCGAGCTTCACGGCCTCGCGATGCCGCCCGCCGACAAGCCGCTGATCGGATTGCTGGAGGCGTTGATCTGA
- a CDS encoding acyl-CoA dehydrogenase: MDDYSAWVGRSETREDVATAAPLAGLAALLDHDMPPWAPGMVPPLGHWLYFLPTARQSAIGEDGHPRRDEHGLLPPVPLPRRMWAGSRIDFLAPVPIGAALTRVTTIDAISPKRGRGGDLLFVTLRHEIFANGISAIREEQDIVFREAAGSAPAAAPPAPVSPEPADAVRSIMADPVLLFRYSALTFNAHRIHYDRDYARDVEGYAGLVVHGPLIATLLMDHGLRAGLIPRSFAFRAEAPLIDGAPFDLCLARDEQDTRLWSRDATGRRTMRATLT; encoded by the coding sequence ATGGACGATTATTCCGCCTGGGTCGGTCGCAGCGAGACGCGCGAGGATGTCGCGACCGCCGCGCCGCTTGCGGGCCTTGCGGCGCTTCTCGACCACGATATGCCGCCATGGGCGCCGGGTATGGTTCCGCCGCTCGGCCACTGGCTCTATTTCCTGCCGACCGCGCGCCAGTCGGCGATCGGCGAGGACGGCCACCCGCGCCGCGACGAACACGGCCTGCTGCCACCCGTGCCGCTCCCGCGCCGCATGTGGGCAGGCAGCCGCATCGACTTCCTGGCGCCGGTTCCGATCGGCGCTGCGCTGACGCGCGTGACGACAATCGACGCGATCAGCCCCAAGCGCGGCAGGGGCGGCGACCTCTTGTTCGTGACGCTGCGTCACGAGATTTTCGCGAATGGCATCTCAGCGATTCGCGAAGAACAGGATATCGTGTTTCGCGAGGCCGCGGGATCTGCTCCCGCCGCAGCACCGCCCGCGCCCGTCAGCCCCGAACCCGCCGATGCCGTCCGCAGCATCATGGCCGACCCGGTGCTGCTCTTCCGCTACTCGGCGCTGACATTCAACGCGCACCGCATCCATTATGACCGCGACTATGCCCGCGATGTCGAAGGTTACGCCGGGCTCGTCGTCCACGGCCCGCTGATCGCGACGCTGCTGATGGACCATGGCCTGCGCGCCGGACTGATCCCCCGCAGCTTTGCCTTTCGCGCCGAGGCACCGCTCATCGACGGGGCGCCCTTCGACCTCTGCCTTGCGCGCGACGAACAGGATACCCGGCTATGGTCGCGCGACGCGACCGGACGCCGAACGATGCGTGCGACGCTGACCTGA
- a CDS encoding acyl-CoA dehydrogenase family protein produces the protein MSEVQPPSHPEIREAVRRLCADFPGDYWQRLDRDRIYPTEFVRTLTQAGFLSVLIPEQYGGSGLGLGAATAVLEEIHRSGCNGGACHAQMYTMGTLLKHGSEAQKQSWLPAIARGELRLQAFGVTEPTAGTDTTRIRTFAKKIGDKYIVNGQKIWISRAEHSDLMILLCRTTPREQCTKASDGMSVLLVDMRDAVGKGLTIRPVRTMLNHATTELFFDDLEVPAANLIGEEGKGFRYILSGMNAERILIASECIGDGRFFVDRAAAYARDRSVFGRAIGENQGVQFPIARAYVQIAAAAEMVDKAARLFDAGTDCGTEANMAKMLASEASWYAADMCVQTHGGFGFAEEYDIERKFRETRLYQVAPISTNLILSHVATHALGLPKSF, from the coding sequence ATGTCCGAAGTCCAGCCGCCAAGCCATCCCGAAATCCGCGAGGCGGTGCGCCGCCTGTGCGCCGATTTTCCGGGCGACTATTGGCAAAGGCTCGACCGCGACCGCATCTATCCGACCGAGTTCGTCCGCACGCTCACCCAAGCGGGCTTCCTGTCGGTGCTCATCCCGGAACAATATGGCGGGTCTGGCCTCGGCCTTGGCGCGGCGACCGCCGTGCTCGAGGAAATCCACCGATCGGGCTGCAACGGCGGTGCGTGCCACGCGCAAATGTATACGATGGGCACGCTGCTCAAGCACGGGTCGGAGGCGCAGAAGCAGAGCTGGCTGCCCGCGATCGCGCGCGGCGAGCTGCGCTTGCAGGCCTTTGGCGTCACCGAACCGACCGCCGGCACCGACACGACGCGCATCCGCACCTTTGCCAAGAAAATCGGCGACAAATATATCGTCAACGGCCAGAAAATCTGGATCAGCCGCGCCGAGCATTCGGACCTGATGATCCTGCTCTGCCGCACCACGCCGCGCGAGCAATGCACCAAAGCCTCCGACGGAATGAGCGTGCTGCTCGTCGACATGCGCGACGCGGTGGGCAAGGGTCTGACCATCCGTCCCGTCCGCACGATGCTCAACCATGCGACGACCGAGCTGTTTTTCGACGACCTCGAAGTCCCCGCCGCCAATCTGATCGGCGAGGAGGGCAAGGGGTTTCGCTATATCCTCTCGGGCATGAACGCCGAGCGCATCCTGATCGCGTCCGAATGTATCGGCGACGGCCGTTTCTTCGTCGACCGCGCGGCCGCCTATGCCAGGGACCGCTCGGTCTTTGGCCGCGCCATCGGCGAGAATCAGGGCGTCCAGTTCCCCATCGCGCGCGCTTATGTCCAGATCGCCGCGGCTGCCGAAATGGTCGACAAGGCCGCGCGGCTGTTCGACGCCGGAACGGATTGCGGCACCGAAGCGAACATGGCGAAGATGCTGGCGTCCGAAGCCAGCTGGTACGCGGCCGACATGTGCGTCCAGACGCACGGCGGCTTCGGCTTTGCCGAGGAATATGATATCGAGCGCAAGTTCCGCGAGACGCGGCTCTATCAGGTTGCGCCGATCAGCACGAACCTGATCCTGAGTCATGTCGCGACGCACGCGCTGGGCCTGCCCAAGAGTTTCTGA
- a CDS encoding DUF1178 family protein encodes MIVFDLCCAAGDHRFEAWFASSDSFVDQQARRLIACPVCGDSDVRKAVMAPRVGVKSNQQIVSKPPAAEPVDGEPSPALMRRVIAEIAARQAEMLPHSRWVGRDFAAAARAMHEGRVAEKLIHGQASPEEAEALREDGIAAMPLLVPIVPPDAVN; translated from the coding sequence ATGATCGTGTTCGATCTTTGCTGCGCCGCTGGCGATCATCGGTTCGAAGCCTGGTTCGCGAGCAGCGACAGCTTTGTCGATCAGCAGGCGCGGAGGCTGATCGCTTGTCCGGTTTGTGGTGACAGCGACGTCAGAAAGGCCGTGATGGCGCCGCGCGTCGGGGTAAAGTCGAACCAGCAGATCGTATCGAAACCCCCGGCGGCGGAGCCCGTCGACGGCGAACCGTCGCCCGCGCTTATGCGCCGCGTGATTGCCGAAATCGCCGCCCGGCAGGCCGAGATGCTGCCGCATTCGCGCTGGGTCGGCCGCGATTTCGCTGCCGCGGCGCGCGCGATGCACGAGGGACGTGTGGCGGAAAAACTGATCCACGGCCAGGCGTCGCCTGAGGAGGCCGAGGCGTTGCGCGAAGACGGCATCGCCGCCATGCCTCTGCTTGTCCCCATCGTGCCGCCCGATGCCGTTAATTGA
- a CDS encoding acetyl-CoA carboxylase carboxyltransferase subunit alpha, giving the protein MTAFLDFEKQVAALDRQIAELREMGDDPTLDIEGDIARLEDKSAKLLRDIYARLTPWQKTQVARHPDRPHFKHYVAGLFDDWMPLAGDRNFGDDQAILGGLARFRGRRVMVIGHEKGDDIPSRMKHNFGMAKPEGYRKAIRLMQLADRFGLPVVTLVDTSGAFPGIQAEERGQAEAIARSTEQCLALGVPMVAAIVGEGGSGGAIALAAANRVLMFEHAVYSVISPEGCASILWRTSDKAAEAAAAMKMSAQDLLALKIIDRIVPEPVGGAHRAPEAAIAALGDAIEQELNGLSGLPRDTLLAAREEKFLAMGRA; this is encoded by the coding sequence ATGACAGCCTTTCTGGACTTCGAAAAACAGGTCGCCGCGCTCGATCGACAGATTGCCGAACTGCGCGAAATGGGGGACGATCCCACGCTCGATATCGAGGGCGATATCGCCCGGCTGGAGGACAAGTCCGCCAAGCTGCTCCGCGATATCTATGCCCGGCTGACGCCGTGGCAGAAAACGCAGGTTGCGCGCCACCCCGACCGGCCGCACTTCAAACATTATGTCGCGGGGCTGTTCGACGACTGGATGCCGCTCGCGGGTGACCGCAACTTCGGCGACGACCAGGCGATCCTGGGCGGGTTGGCCCGGTTCCGGGGTCGCCGCGTCATGGTGATCGGCCATGAAAAGGGCGACGACATCCCGTCGCGCATGAAGCATAATTTCGGAATGGCGAAGCCCGAGGGTTATCGCAAGGCGATCCGCTTGATGCAGCTTGCCGACCGTTTCGGCCTGCCGGTGGTGACTCTGGTTGACACATCGGGCGCCTTTCCCGGCATCCAGGCCGAAGAGCGCGGGCAGGCCGAGGCGATCGCGCGTTCGACCGAACAATGCCTTGCGCTCGGCGTGCCGATGGTCGCGGCGATTGTCGGCGAGGGCGGTTCGGGCGGCGCGATCGCGCTTGCTGCGGCGAACCGCGTGCTGATGTTCGAGCATGCCGTCTATTCGGTGATCTCGCCCGAAGGCTGCGCTTCGATCCTGTGGCGCACGTCGGACAAGGCGGCGGAGGCAGCGGCGGCGATGAAGATGTCGGCGCAGGATCTGCTGGCGCTCAAGATCATCGACCGGATCGTTCCCGAACCCGTCGGGGGCGCACACCGCGCGCCCGAAGCCGCAATCGCCGCGCTTGGCGATGCGATTGAACAGGAACTGAACGGTCTGTCGGGCCTTCCCCGCGACACTTTGCTCGCCGCGCGCGAGGAAAAGTTTCTCGCGATGGGCCGCGCCTGA
- a CDS encoding Flp family type IVb pilin translates to MKFIKKFVRDTKAATAIEYGLIAALIAVAGITAMTAVGEGVGNTFNAVSNELN, encoded by the coding sequence ATGAAGTTCATCAAGAAGTTCGTTCGCGACACCAAAGCCGCCACCGCCATCGAATATGGCCTGATCGCGGCCCTCATCGCCGTCGCCGGCATCACGGCGATGACCGCTGTCGGCGAGGGCGTCGGCAACACCTTCAACGCGGTTTCGAACGAACTCAACTAA
- a CDS encoding M48 family metalloprotease, translated as MATKVGGAIMGRLTTVTTIAAILAGCAAAGGGGMNGTADARTKPIKTATSISPAERKQGDEAHPQLLQEFGGAYSGPQASYVNRVGQNIAVQSGLSRSPSDFTVTLLNSPVNNAFAIPGGYVYVTRQLMALMNDEAELAGVLGHEVGHVAAQHSKKRQSAATRNSILGILGAVLGSAIGDNGGLLGGLGGLLQNNSMRIAQLATLGFSRSQELEADQLGVQYLRGAGYDPMALSTMLASLANQTSLDARLAGGNARSLPEWASTHPDPASRVRNAQSLANRVGAGGMRNADAFLASVDGVLYGDDPAQGVVEGRNFLHPDLRLRFTVPSGYVMQNGTAAVSISGNGGQGQFSTAPYSGDMNAYIASVFRAVAGNMAISPGTIQRTTVNGIPAYYSTARVNSQSGQVDVTVFAYEFSPSQAFHFVTLTQAGRSSVFDPMFASVRRLSTSEAAAIRPRRVDVVTVGRGDTVASLARRMAYSDYQTERFQVLNRLTASSRLTPGQKVKIIVYANR; from the coding sequence ATGGCAACAAAGGTGGGAGGCGCGATCATGGGCCGGTTGACGACAGTGACGACGATCGCCGCGATTCTGGCGGGCTGTGCGGCAGCGGGCGGCGGCGGGATGAACGGCACGGCCGACGCGCGGACGAAACCGATCAAGACGGCGACGAGCATCTCGCCCGCCGAACGCAAGCAGGGCGACGAGGCGCATCCGCAACTGCTGCAGGAGTTTGGCGGCGCCTATAGCGGGCCGCAGGCGTCCTATGTGAATCGTGTCGGACAGAATATCGCCGTCCAGTCGGGCCTGTCGCGTTCGCCCAGCGACTTTACTGTCACGCTGCTCAATTCGCCGGTGAACAATGCCTTCGCGATCCCCGGCGGCTATGTCTATGTGACGCGGCAGTTGATGGCGCTGATGAACGACGAGGCCGAACTGGCGGGCGTGCTGGGGCACGAGGTCGGCCACGTCGCCGCGCAGCACAGCAAGAAGCGCCAGTCGGCGGCGACGCGCAACTCGATCCTCGGCATTCTCGGCGCCGTACTCGGGAGCGCGATCGGCGACAATGGCGGGCTGCTCGGTGGGCTTGGCGGGCTGCTCCAGAATAATTCGATGCGGATCGCGCAGCTCGCAACGCTGGGCTTTTCGCGCAGCCAGGAATTGGAGGCCGACCAGCTGGGCGTCCAGTATCTGCGCGGTGCGGGCTATGATCCGATGGCCTTGTCGACGATGCTCGCGAGTCTCGCCAACCAGACCAGCCTCGACGCCCGCCTTGCAGGCGGCAATGCCCGTTCGCTGCCCGAATGGGCGAGCACACACCCCGACCCTGCGTCGCGCGTGCGCAACGCGCAATCGCTCGCCAATCGCGTCGGCGCTGGCGGCATGCGCAACGCCGACGCCTTTCTGGCGTCGGTCGATGGCGTGCTCTACGGCGACGATCCCGCGCAAGGCGTGGTCGAAGGGCGCAATTTCCTGCACCCTGATCTTCGCCTCCGTTTTACCGTCCCCAGCGGTTATGTGATGCAGAATGGCACGGCGGCGGTGTCGATCAGCGGCAATGGCGGCCAGGGGCAGTTTTCGACCGCCCCCTATAGCGGTGACATGAACGCCTATATCGCGTCGGTGTTTCGCGCCGTCGCGGGCAATATGGCGATCAGCCCGGGAACGATCCAGCGCACGACGGTGAACGGGATTCCGGCCTATTATTCGACCGCGCGCGTCAACAGCCAGTCGGGGCAGGTCGATGTCACCGTTTTCGCTTATGAGTTTTCGCCCAGCCAGGCGTTTCATTTCGTCACGCTAACGCAAGCGGGGCGCAGCAGCGTCTTTGACCCGATGTTCGCTAGCGTGCGGCGACTGAGCACGTCCGAAGCCGCCGCGATCCGGCCGCGTCGCGTCGATGTCGTCACCGTGGGGCGCGGCGACACGGTGGCCAGCCTCGCGCGACGGATGGCCTACAGTGATTATCAGACCGAACGGTTTCAGGTTCTCAATCGGCTGACCGCATCGAGTCGCCTTACGCCGGGGCAGAAGGTGAAAATCATTGTCTACGCCAATCGGTAG